From Camelus bactrianus isolate YW-2024 breed Bactrian camel chromosome 35, ASM4877302v1, whole genome shotgun sequence, a single genomic window includes:
- the LOC105074026 gene encoding LOW QUALITY PROTEIN: insulin-like growth factor 1 receptor (The sequence of the model RefSeq protein was modified relative to this genomic sequence to represent the inferred CDS: inserted 1 base in 1 codon) produces the protein MAAGSETELWGAIPALITSGDEQDWTLLLWGSGREAMVAPEAAGPRPPFQRGPVCLSPRRCELMHMCWQYNPKMRPSFLETSSSIKDEMEPGFQEVSFYYSKENKPPEPEELDLEPENMESVPLDPLASSSSLLLSDRYSGHKAEKGPGPGVLVLRASFDERQPYTHMNXGRKNLRALPLPQSSTCCSWSRVPGKQ, from the exons ATGGCTGCCGGCTCAGAGACGGAGCTGTGGGGAGCCATCCCAGCTCTCATCACGTCCGGGGATGAGCAGGACTGGACCCTGCTGCTGTGGGGTTCAG GTCGGGAAGCCATGGTGGCCCCCGAGGCTGCTGGGCCGCGTCCTCCCTTCCAGCGTGGGCCCGTCTGCCTGTCTCCCCGCAGGTGTGAGCTGATGCACATGTGCTGGCAGTACAATCCCAAGATGAGGCCCTCCTTCCTGGAGACCAGCAGCAGCATCAAGGACGAGATGGAGCCCGGCTTCCAGGAGGTGTCCTTCTACTACAGCAAGGAGAACAAGCCGCCTGAACCCGAGGAGCTGGACCTGGAGCCAGAGAACATGGAGAGCGtccccctggaccccttggcctcCTCGTCCTCCCTGCTGCTGTCTGACAGATACTCAGGACACAAGGCCGAGAAGGGCCCCGGCCCCGGCGTGCTGGTCCTGCGAGCCAGCTTCGACGAGAGACAGCCTTACACGCACATGA GGGGCCGCAAGAACCTGcgggccctgcctctgccccagtcTTCGACCTGCTGCTCCTGGAGCCGAGTCCCGGGCAAACAGTAA